One window of the Saccopteryx bilineata isolate mSacBil1 chromosome 2, mSacBil1_pri_phased_curated, whole genome shotgun sequence genome contains the following:
- the PROX1 gene encoding prospero homeobox protein 1 isoform X3 has product MPDHDSTALLSRQTKRRRVDIGVKRTVGTASAFFAKARATFFSAMNPQGSEQDVEYSVVQHADGEKSNVLRKLLKRANSYEDAMMPFPGATIISQLLKNNMNKNGGTEPSFQASGLSSTGSEVHQEDICSNSSRDSPPECLSPFGRPTMSQFDMDRLCDEHLRAKRARVENIIRGMSHSPSVALRGNENEREMAPQSVSPRESYRENKRKQKLPQQQQQSFQQLVSARKEQKREERRQLKQQLEDMQKQLRQLQEKFYQIYDSTDSENDEDGNLSEDSMRSELLEARAQDSVGRSDNEMCELDPGQFIDRARALIREQEMAENKPKREGNNKERDHGPNSLQPEGKHLAETLKQELNSAMSQVVDTVVKVFSAKPSRQLPQVFPPLQIPQARFAVNGENHNFHTANQRLQCFGDVIIPNPLDTFGNVPMPSSTDQTEALPLVVRKNSSDQSASGPPAGGHHQPLHQSPLSATAGFTTSTFRHPFPLPLMAYPFQSPLGAPSGSFSGKDRASPESLDLTRETTSLRTKMSSHHLSHHPCSPAHPPSTAEGLSLSLIKSECGDLQDMSEISPYSGSAMQEGLSPNHLKKAKLMFFYTRYPSSNMLKTYFSDVKFNRCITSQLIKWFSNFREFYYIQMEKYARQAINDGVTSTEELSITRDCELYRALNMHYNKANDFEQVPERFLEVAQITLREFFNAIIAGKDVDPSWKKAIYKVICKLDSEVPEIFKSPNCLQELLHE; this is encoded by the exons ATGCCTGACCATGACAGCACAGCCCTCTTAAGCCGGCAAACCAAGAGGAGAAGAGTTGACATTGGAGTGAAAAGGACGGTAGGGACAGCATCTGCATTTTTTGCTAAGGCAAGAGCGACGTTTTTTAGTGCCATGAATCCCCAAGGTTCCGAGCAGGATGTTGAGTATTCCGTGGTGCAGCATGCAGATGGGGAAAAGTCAAATGTACTCCGCAAGCTGCTGAAGAGGGCGAACTCGTATGAAGATGCCATGATGCCTTTTCCAGGAGCAACCATAATTTCCCAGCTGTTGAAAAATAACATGAACAAAAATGGTGGCACGGAGCCCAGTTTCCAAGCCAGCGGTCTCTCCAGTACGGGCTCCGAAGTACATCAGGAGGATATATGCAGCAACTCTTCAAGAGACAGCCCCCCAGAGTGTCTTTCCCCTTTTGGCAGGCCTACTATGAGCCAGTTTGATATGGATCGCTTATGTGATGAGCACCTGAGAGCGAAGCGCGCCCGGGTTGAGAATATAATTCGGGGGATGAGCCATTCCCCCAGTGTGGCATTAAGGGGCAATGAAAACGAGAGAGAGATGGCCCCGCAGTCTGTGAGCCCTCGAGAAAGTTACAGAGAAAACAAACGCAAGCAAAAGCtgccccagcagcagcagcagagttTCCAGCAGCTGGTTTCAGCCCGAAAAGAACAGAAGCGAGAGGAGCGCCGACAGCTGAAACAGCAGCTGGAGGACATGCAGAAACAGCTGCGCCAGCTGCAGGAAAAGTTCTACCAAATCTATGACAGCACTGATTCTGAAAATGATGAAGATGGTAACCTGTCTGAAGACAGCATGCGCTCGGAGCTTCTCGAAGCCAGGGCCCAGGACTCCGTAGGGAGGTCAGATAACGAGATGTGCGAGCTAGACCCAGGACAGTTCATTGACCGAGCCCGAGCCCTGATCAGGGAGCAGGAGATGGCTGAAAACAAGCCGAAACGAGAAGGCAACAACAAAGAGAGAGACCACGGGCCAAACTCCTTACAACCAGAAGGCAAACATTTGGCCGAGACCTTGAAACAAGAACTGAACTCTGCCATGTCGCAAGTTGTGGACACTGTGGTCAAAGTCTTTTCGGCCAAACCCTCCCGCCAGCTTCCTCAGGTCTTCCCCCCGCTCCAGATCCCCCAGGCCAGATTTGCAGTCAATGGGGAAAACCACAATTTCCACACCGCCAACCAGCGCCTGCAGTGCTTTGGCGACGTCATCATTCCGAACCCCCTGGACACATTTGGCAACGTGCCCATGCCCAGCTCCACAGACCAGACAGAAGCACTGCCCCTGGTTGTCCGCAAAAACTCATCTGACCAGTCTGCCTCCGGCCCCCCTGCCGGCGGCCACCACCAGCCCCTGCACCAGTCGCCTCTCTCTGCCACCGCAGGCTTCACCACATCCACCTTCCgccaccccttcccccttcccttgaTGGCCTACCCATTTCAGAGTCCATTAGGTGCTCCCTCGGGCTCCTTCTCGGGAAAAGACAGGGCGTCTCCCGAATCCTTAGACTTAACTAGGGAGACTACGAGTCTGAGGACCAAGATGTCATCCCACCACCTGAGCCACCACCCTTGTTCACCAGCACACCCACCCAGCACAGCGGAAGGGCTCTCCTTGTCGCTCATCAAGTCTGAGTGCGGTGACCTTCAAGACATGTCCGAAATCTCACCTTATTCGGGAAGTGCAAT GCAGGAAGGATTGTCACCCAATCACTTGAAAAAAGCAAAGCTCATGTTCTTTTATACCCGTTATCCCAGCTCCAATATGCTGAAGACCTACTTCTCCGATGTAAAG TTCAACAGATGCATTACCTCTCAGCTCATCAAGTGGTTTAGCAATTTCCGCGAGTTTTACTACATTCAGATGGAGAAGTACGCACGTCAAGCTATCAACGATGGAGTCACCAGCACTGAAGAGCTGTCTATAACCAGAGACTGTGAGCTGTACAGGGCTCTGAACATGCACTACAATAAAGCAAATGACTTTGAG
- the PROX1 gene encoding prospero homeobox protein 1 isoform X4: MPDHDSTALLSRQTKRRRVDIGVKRTVGTASAFFAKARATFFSAMNPQGSEQDVEYSVVQHADGEKSNVLRKLLKRANSYEDAMMPFPGATIISQLLKNNMNKNGGTEPSFQASGLSSTGSEVHQEDICSNSSRDSPPECLSPFGRPTMSQFDMDRLCDEHLRAKRARVENIIRGMSHSPSVALRGNENEREMAPQSVSPRESYRENKRKQKLPQQQQQSFQQLVSARKEQKREERRQLKQQLEDMQKQLRQLQEKFYQIYDSTDSENDEDGNLSEDSMRSELLEARAQDSVGRSDNEMCELDPGQFIDRARALIREQEMAENKPKREGNNKERDHGPNSLQPEGKHLAETLKQELNSAMSQVVDTVVKVFSAKPSRQLPQVFPPLQIPQARFAVNGENHNFHTANQRLQCFGDVIIPNPLDTFGNVPMPSSTDQTEALPLVVRKNSSDQSASGPPAGGHHQPLHQSPLSATAGFTTSTFRHPFPLPLMAYPFQSPLGAPSGSFSGKDRASPESLDLTRETTSLRTKMSSHHLSHHPCSPAHPPSTAEGLSLSLIKSECGDLQDMSEISPYSGSAMQEGLSPNHLKKAKLMFFYTRYPSSNMLKTYFSDVKFNRCITSQLIKWFSNFREFYYIQMEKYARQAINDGVTSTEELSITRDCELYRALNMHYNKANDFEVPERFLEVAQITLREFFNAIIAGKDVDPSWKKAIYKVICKLDSEVPEIFKSPNCLQELLHE, encoded by the exons ATGCCTGACCATGACAGCACAGCCCTCTTAAGCCGGCAAACCAAGAGGAGAAGAGTTGACATTGGAGTGAAAAGGACGGTAGGGACAGCATCTGCATTTTTTGCTAAGGCAAGAGCGACGTTTTTTAGTGCCATGAATCCCCAAGGTTCCGAGCAGGATGTTGAGTATTCCGTGGTGCAGCATGCAGATGGGGAAAAGTCAAATGTACTCCGCAAGCTGCTGAAGAGGGCGAACTCGTATGAAGATGCCATGATGCCTTTTCCAGGAGCAACCATAATTTCCCAGCTGTTGAAAAATAACATGAACAAAAATGGTGGCACGGAGCCCAGTTTCCAAGCCAGCGGTCTCTCCAGTACGGGCTCCGAAGTACATCAGGAGGATATATGCAGCAACTCTTCAAGAGACAGCCCCCCAGAGTGTCTTTCCCCTTTTGGCAGGCCTACTATGAGCCAGTTTGATATGGATCGCTTATGTGATGAGCACCTGAGAGCGAAGCGCGCCCGGGTTGAGAATATAATTCGGGGGATGAGCCATTCCCCCAGTGTGGCATTAAGGGGCAATGAAAACGAGAGAGAGATGGCCCCGCAGTCTGTGAGCCCTCGAGAAAGTTACAGAGAAAACAAACGCAAGCAAAAGCtgccccagcagcagcagcagagttTCCAGCAGCTGGTTTCAGCCCGAAAAGAACAGAAGCGAGAGGAGCGCCGACAGCTGAAACAGCAGCTGGAGGACATGCAGAAACAGCTGCGCCAGCTGCAGGAAAAGTTCTACCAAATCTATGACAGCACTGATTCTGAAAATGATGAAGATGGTAACCTGTCTGAAGACAGCATGCGCTCGGAGCTTCTCGAAGCCAGGGCCCAGGACTCCGTAGGGAGGTCAGATAACGAGATGTGCGAGCTAGACCCAGGACAGTTCATTGACCGAGCCCGAGCCCTGATCAGGGAGCAGGAGATGGCTGAAAACAAGCCGAAACGAGAAGGCAACAACAAAGAGAGAGACCACGGGCCAAACTCCTTACAACCAGAAGGCAAACATTTGGCCGAGACCTTGAAACAAGAACTGAACTCTGCCATGTCGCAAGTTGTGGACACTGTGGTCAAAGTCTTTTCGGCCAAACCCTCCCGCCAGCTTCCTCAGGTCTTCCCCCCGCTCCAGATCCCCCAGGCCAGATTTGCAGTCAATGGGGAAAACCACAATTTCCACACCGCCAACCAGCGCCTGCAGTGCTTTGGCGACGTCATCATTCCGAACCCCCTGGACACATTTGGCAACGTGCCCATGCCCAGCTCCACAGACCAGACAGAAGCACTGCCCCTGGTTGTCCGCAAAAACTCATCTGACCAGTCTGCCTCCGGCCCCCCTGCCGGCGGCCACCACCAGCCCCTGCACCAGTCGCCTCTCTCTGCCACCGCAGGCTTCACCACATCCACCTTCCgccaccccttcccccttcccttgaTGGCCTACCCATTTCAGAGTCCATTAGGTGCTCCCTCGGGCTCCTTCTCGGGAAAAGACAGGGCGTCTCCCGAATCCTTAGACTTAACTAGGGAGACTACGAGTCTGAGGACCAAGATGTCATCCCACCACCTGAGCCACCACCCTTGTTCACCAGCACACCCACCCAGCACAGCGGAAGGGCTCTCCTTGTCGCTCATCAAGTCTGAGTGCGGTGACCTTCAAGACATGTCCGAAATCTCACCTTATTCGGGAAGTGCAAT GCAGGAAGGATTGTCACCCAATCACTTGAAAAAAGCAAAGCTCATGTTCTTTTATACCCGTTATCCCAGCTCCAATATGCTGAAGACCTACTTCTCCGATGTAAAG TTCAACAGATGCATTACCTCTCAGCTCATCAAGTGGTTTAGCAATTTCCGCGAGTTTTACTACATTCAGATGGAGAAGTACGCACGTCAAGCTATCAACGATGGAGTCACCAGCACTGAAGAGCTGTCTATAACCAGAGACTGTGAGCTGTACAGGGCTCTGAACATGCACTACAATAAAGCAAATGACTTTGAG
- the PROX1 gene encoding prospero homeobox protein 1 isoform X2, whose translation MPDHDSTALLSRQTKRRRVDIGVKRTVGTASAFFAKARATFFSAMNPQGSEQDVEYSVVQHADGEKSNVLRKLLKRANSYEDAMMPFPGATIISQLLKNNMNKNGGTEPSFQASGLSSTGSEVHQEDICSNSSRDSPPECLSPFGRPTMSQFDMDRLCDEHLRAKRARVENIIRGMSHSPSVALRGNENEREMAPQSVSPRESYRENKRKQKLPQQQQQSFQQLVSARKEQKREERRQLKQQLEDMQKQLRQLQEKFYQIYDSTDSENDEDGNLSEDSMRSELLEARAQDSVGRSDNEMCELDPGQFIDRARALIREQEMAENKPKREGNNKERDHGPNSLQPEGKHLAETLKQELNSAMSQVVDTVVKVFSAKPSRQLPQVFPPLQIPQARFAVNGENHNFHTANQRLQCFGDVIIPNPLDTFGNVPMPSSTDQTEALPLVVRKNSSDQSASGPPAGGHHQPLHQSPLSATAGFTTSTFRHPFPLPLMAYPFQSPLGAPSGSFSGKDRASPESLDLTRETTSLRTKMSSHHLSHHPCSPAHPPSTAEGLSLSLIKSECGDLQDMSEISPYSGSAMQEGLSPNHLKKAKLMFFYTRYPSSNMLKTYFSDVKHLSSRRRPKSFTNCIHRDHSPTIEMQPPGGWKAAAILSQQHYPTGDFNRCITSQLIKWFSNFREFYYIQMEKYARQAINDGVTSTEELSITRDCELYRALNMHYNKANDFEVPERFLEVAQITLREFFNAIIAGKDVDPSWKKAIYKVICKLDSEVPEIFKSPNCLQELLHE comes from the exons ATGCCTGACCATGACAGCACAGCCCTCTTAAGCCGGCAAACCAAGAGGAGAAGAGTTGACATTGGAGTGAAAAGGACGGTAGGGACAGCATCTGCATTTTTTGCTAAGGCAAGAGCGACGTTTTTTAGTGCCATGAATCCCCAAGGTTCCGAGCAGGATGTTGAGTATTCCGTGGTGCAGCATGCAGATGGGGAAAAGTCAAATGTACTCCGCAAGCTGCTGAAGAGGGCGAACTCGTATGAAGATGCCATGATGCCTTTTCCAGGAGCAACCATAATTTCCCAGCTGTTGAAAAATAACATGAACAAAAATGGTGGCACGGAGCCCAGTTTCCAAGCCAGCGGTCTCTCCAGTACGGGCTCCGAAGTACATCAGGAGGATATATGCAGCAACTCTTCAAGAGACAGCCCCCCAGAGTGTCTTTCCCCTTTTGGCAGGCCTACTATGAGCCAGTTTGATATGGATCGCTTATGTGATGAGCACCTGAGAGCGAAGCGCGCCCGGGTTGAGAATATAATTCGGGGGATGAGCCATTCCCCCAGTGTGGCATTAAGGGGCAATGAAAACGAGAGAGAGATGGCCCCGCAGTCTGTGAGCCCTCGAGAAAGTTACAGAGAAAACAAACGCAAGCAAAAGCtgccccagcagcagcagcagagttTCCAGCAGCTGGTTTCAGCCCGAAAAGAACAGAAGCGAGAGGAGCGCCGACAGCTGAAACAGCAGCTGGAGGACATGCAGAAACAGCTGCGCCAGCTGCAGGAAAAGTTCTACCAAATCTATGACAGCACTGATTCTGAAAATGATGAAGATGGTAACCTGTCTGAAGACAGCATGCGCTCGGAGCTTCTCGAAGCCAGGGCCCAGGACTCCGTAGGGAGGTCAGATAACGAGATGTGCGAGCTAGACCCAGGACAGTTCATTGACCGAGCCCGAGCCCTGATCAGGGAGCAGGAGATGGCTGAAAACAAGCCGAAACGAGAAGGCAACAACAAAGAGAGAGACCACGGGCCAAACTCCTTACAACCAGAAGGCAAACATTTGGCCGAGACCTTGAAACAAGAACTGAACTCTGCCATGTCGCAAGTTGTGGACACTGTGGTCAAAGTCTTTTCGGCCAAACCCTCCCGCCAGCTTCCTCAGGTCTTCCCCCCGCTCCAGATCCCCCAGGCCAGATTTGCAGTCAATGGGGAAAACCACAATTTCCACACCGCCAACCAGCGCCTGCAGTGCTTTGGCGACGTCATCATTCCGAACCCCCTGGACACATTTGGCAACGTGCCCATGCCCAGCTCCACAGACCAGACAGAAGCACTGCCCCTGGTTGTCCGCAAAAACTCATCTGACCAGTCTGCCTCCGGCCCCCCTGCCGGCGGCCACCACCAGCCCCTGCACCAGTCGCCTCTCTCTGCCACCGCAGGCTTCACCACATCCACCTTCCgccaccccttcccccttcccttgaTGGCCTACCCATTTCAGAGTCCATTAGGTGCTCCCTCGGGCTCCTTCTCGGGAAAAGACAGGGCGTCTCCCGAATCCTTAGACTTAACTAGGGAGACTACGAGTCTGAGGACCAAGATGTCATCCCACCACCTGAGCCACCACCCTTGTTCACCAGCACACCCACCCAGCACAGCGGAAGGGCTCTCCTTGTCGCTCATCAAGTCTGAGTGCGGTGACCTTCAAGACATGTCCGAAATCTCACCTTATTCGGGAAGTGCAAT GCAGGAAGGATTGTCACCCAATCACTTGAAAAAAGCAAAGCTCATGTTCTTTTATACCCGTTATCCCAGCTCCAATATGCTGAAGACCTACTTCTCCGATGTAAAG caCCTTTCATCCAGAAGGAGGCCAAAGAGCTTTACAAACTGCATACATAGGGATCACTCACCTACCATTGAAATGCAGCCACCTGGAGGGTGGAAAGCAGCGGCCATCCTGAGCCAGCAACACTACCCAACAGGAGAT TTCAACAGATGCATTACCTCTCAGCTCATCAAGTGGTTTAGCAATTTCCGCGAGTTTTACTACATTCAGATGGAGAAGTACGCACGTCAAGCTATCAACGATGGAGTCACCAGCACTGAAGAGCTGTCTATAACCAGAGACTGTGAGCTGTACAGGGCTCTGAACATGCACTACAATAAAGCAAATGACTTTGAG
- the PROX1 gene encoding prospero homeobox protein 1 isoform X1, translating to MPDHDSTALLSRQTKRRRVDIGVKRTVGTASAFFAKARATFFSAMNPQGSEQDVEYSVVQHADGEKSNVLRKLLKRANSYEDAMMPFPGATIISQLLKNNMNKNGGTEPSFQASGLSSTGSEVHQEDICSNSSRDSPPECLSPFGRPTMSQFDMDRLCDEHLRAKRARVENIIRGMSHSPSVALRGNENEREMAPQSVSPRESYRENKRKQKLPQQQQQSFQQLVSARKEQKREERRQLKQQLEDMQKQLRQLQEKFYQIYDSTDSENDEDGNLSEDSMRSELLEARAQDSVGRSDNEMCELDPGQFIDRARALIREQEMAENKPKREGNNKERDHGPNSLQPEGKHLAETLKQELNSAMSQVVDTVVKVFSAKPSRQLPQVFPPLQIPQARFAVNGENHNFHTANQRLQCFGDVIIPNPLDTFGNVPMPSSTDQTEALPLVVRKNSSDQSASGPPAGGHHQPLHQSPLSATAGFTTSTFRHPFPLPLMAYPFQSPLGAPSGSFSGKDRASPESLDLTRETTSLRTKMSSHHLSHHPCSPAHPPSTAEGLSLSLIKSECGDLQDMSEISPYSGSAMQEGLSPNHLKKAKLMFFYTRYPSSNMLKTYFSDVKHLSSRRRPKSFTNCIHRDHSPTIEMQPPGGWKAAAILSQQHYPTGDFNRCITSQLIKWFSNFREFYYIQMEKYARQAINDGVTSTEELSITRDCELYRALNMHYNKANDFEQVPERFLEVAQITLREFFNAIIAGKDVDPSWKKAIYKVICKLDSEVPEIFKSPNCLQELLHE from the exons ATGCCTGACCATGACAGCACAGCCCTCTTAAGCCGGCAAACCAAGAGGAGAAGAGTTGACATTGGAGTGAAAAGGACGGTAGGGACAGCATCTGCATTTTTTGCTAAGGCAAGAGCGACGTTTTTTAGTGCCATGAATCCCCAAGGTTCCGAGCAGGATGTTGAGTATTCCGTGGTGCAGCATGCAGATGGGGAAAAGTCAAATGTACTCCGCAAGCTGCTGAAGAGGGCGAACTCGTATGAAGATGCCATGATGCCTTTTCCAGGAGCAACCATAATTTCCCAGCTGTTGAAAAATAACATGAACAAAAATGGTGGCACGGAGCCCAGTTTCCAAGCCAGCGGTCTCTCCAGTACGGGCTCCGAAGTACATCAGGAGGATATATGCAGCAACTCTTCAAGAGACAGCCCCCCAGAGTGTCTTTCCCCTTTTGGCAGGCCTACTATGAGCCAGTTTGATATGGATCGCTTATGTGATGAGCACCTGAGAGCGAAGCGCGCCCGGGTTGAGAATATAATTCGGGGGATGAGCCATTCCCCCAGTGTGGCATTAAGGGGCAATGAAAACGAGAGAGAGATGGCCCCGCAGTCTGTGAGCCCTCGAGAAAGTTACAGAGAAAACAAACGCAAGCAAAAGCtgccccagcagcagcagcagagttTCCAGCAGCTGGTTTCAGCCCGAAAAGAACAGAAGCGAGAGGAGCGCCGACAGCTGAAACAGCAGCTGGAGGACATGCAGAAACAGCTGCGCCAGCTGCAGGAAAAGTTCTACCAAATCTATGACAGCACTGATTCTGAAAATGATGAAGATGGTAACCTGTCTGAAGACAGCATGCGCTCGGAGCTTCTCGAAGCCAGGGCCCAGGACTCCGTAGGGAGGTCAGATAACGAGATGTGCGAGCTAGACCCAGGACAGTTCATTGACCGAGCCCGAGCCCTGATCAGGGAGCAGGAGATGGCTGAAAACAAGCCGAAACGAGAAGGCAACAACAAAGAGAGAGACCACGGGCCAAACTCCTTACAACCAGAAGGCAAACATTTGGCCGAGACCTTGAAACAAGAACTGAACTCTGCCATGTCGCAAGTTGTGGACACTGTGGTCAAAGTCTTTTCGGCCAAACCCTCCCGCCAGCTTCCTCAGGTCTTCCCCCCGCTCCAGATCCCCCAGGCCAGATTTGCAGTCAATGGGGAAAACCACAATTTCCACACCGCCAACCAGCGCCTGCAGTGCTTTGGCGACGTCATCATTCCGAACCCCCTGGACACATTTGGCAACGTGCCCATGCCCAGCTCCACAGACCAGACAGAAGCACTGCCCCTGGTTGTCCGCAAAAACTCATCTGACCAGTCTGCCTCCGGCCCCCCTGCCGGCGGCCACCACCAGCCCCTGCACCAGTCGCCTCTCTCTGCCACCGCAGGCTTCACCACATCCACCTTCCgccaccccttcccccttcccttgaTGGCCTACCCATTTCAGAGTCCATTAGGTGCTCCCTCGGGCTCCTTCTCGGGAAAAGACAGGGCGTCTCCCGAATCCTTAGACTTAACTAGGGAGACTACGAGTCTGAGGACCAAGATGTCATCCCACCACCTGAGCCACCACCCTTGTTCACCAGCACACCCACCCAGCACAGCGGAAGGGCTCTCCTTGTCGCTCATCAAGTCTGAGTGCGGTGACCTTCAAGACATGTCCGAAATCTCACCTTATTCGGGAAGTGCAAT GCAGGAAGGATTGTCACCCAATCACTTGAAAAAAGCAAAGCTCATGTTCTTTTATACCCGTTATCCCAGCTCCAATATGCTGAAGACCTACTTCTCCGATGTAAAG caCCTTTCATCCAGAAGGAGGCCAAAGAGCTTTACAAACTGCATACATAGGGATCACTCACCTACCATTGAAATGCAGCCACCTGGAGGGTGGAAAGCAGCGGCCATCCTGAGCCAGCAACACTACCCAACAGGAGAT TTCAACAGATGCATTACCTCTCAGCTCATCAAGTGGTTTAGCAATTTCCGCGAGTTTTACTACATTCAGATGGAGAAGTACGCACGTCAAGCTATCAACGATGGAGTCACCAGCACTGAAGAGCTGTCTATAACCAGAGACTGTGAGCTGTACAGGGCTCTGAACATGCACTACAATAAAGCAAATGACTTTGAG